Below is a window of Rhodopseudomonas sp. P2A-2r DNA.
AAGCTGAAAAAGGACATCCCTACAACTAAGATTGCGCTGGGATCGAAGTCCGTTAAGTATCGGCCTGACTACCTGCTTTCCTTTGATGGCAAACCACGAATTGTCATTGATGCTAAATCGCCGCACGAAAGCCTCACGAGCTGGATTCAGCAGATTTCCTCTTATGCCATTACGCTCAATCAGCAATTTGAGGGCGAAAATCCTGTCCGATACATGGTGCTTTCTAACGGCAAGAACACGTTGGTGTTCGACTGGACGGAGGGCAAGCCCCTTATAGACGCGCACTTTCTTGAACTCCAGCTCGACCATCCAAAGTTCAAGAGAATGCAAGCTCTTCTCGCGCCCAAGGCCACAGCAGAATCCGTTGTTCCCGCTCAGCACATGCATCGTTTCGAGCGCAAGTCCATTGAAGACGTGAATGCAATCTTCGCGCGCTGCCATCAGCATATTTATAACAGCGACAACATGAGCCAAGCTGCGGGCTTCACAGAATTCGTGAAGCTTGTTTTCCTCAAGCTGCTTTCGGATCGCCGGGTTCGTGACGAGTCTGGCGACCTAATTTGGCAAGAGCATTTCGATGTGCCTGCCACTGAAGTAAATTTCTCTACTCGCTGGATTAAGGAGCGCGAGATAGATACGCCAAATCCAGTTGATACGATTCAGTTTCAAAAACTGATTGTAGAAATTGAAGGTGAGATCAATAAAGGTAAGAGGAAGCGCATCTTCGACGTAGATGATAAACTTCGACTGAATCCAGAGACCATCCGCTACGTTGTCTCCAAGCTTGAGGGAGTCTTCTTATTCGGCATTGATGTCGACTTAAACGGAAGATTATTCGAGACGTTCCTATCGGCGACGATGCGCGGAAAGGACTTAGGTCAATTCTTCACGCCGCGAAGTGTTGTTAAGCTCGGAACTAATCTTGCGAGTTTGCGAGTGGATAAAACGCATATCGATCGCGTTTTGGACGGCTGTTGCGGTACAGGTGGATTTTTGATCGATGCCCTTGCTGATATGTGGACAAAAATTGACAACAACTCCACTTTTTCAGCGGACGAACGAAAGGACCTTAGAAGTGCTGTAGCAACTAAGGCTCTCTATGGCGTTGACGTTGGCCGCGATCCCAACCAGGCTCGCCTGGCCCGAATGAATATGTATTTGCACGGAGATGGAGGCACTTCAATTTTTGAGGCGGATTTCTTAGACAAGGATCTGAAAACTGACGATATCAGTGAGATCGAGACTAAGGGGTACGTTGATCAGCTCCGAGAGCTTCTCGACAGCGCCGAAGATGGCGTTTTTGACGTTGTCCTGACGAATCCACCGTTTGCCAAGCAGTACGAACGCACTAACAAGATTCAGCAGGCGGTACTTGACCGGTACGACATCGCGGAGGGTAAGCAAAAGGTCAAGTCGAGTCTGCTATTTTTTGAACGCTATCATGATGTTCTCAAGGTCGGCGGGCGATTTGTTTCTGTAATTGATGACGGTCTGCTGAGTGGTCGGGACTATCGAGGATTTCGAGATTTCCTACGTGATCGTTTTCTCATTCGCGCCATCGTATCGTTGCCCGGTGACGCGTTTCAGAGATCGCAAGCCAGAGTAAAGACGTCATTCGTCGTGCTTGAGAAACGCAAAATAGCCGACGGTGCGCAAGTTCAAGTTCAAGTGCAAGAGCAGCCGCCCGTCTTTATGTATGCCTGCCGGTACGTTGGAATTGACGATCCAAAAAGGCAGCGTGTGCTCCCGATTGACCGAAAGAACAGAGATGCGGCCAACAAAGAGATTTCCGACGTCACTGCTCTTTTCAACGCCTTCCTAGAGGGTAACGCGGCGGCGTGCGCAAAATTTGTGGTGTCCGCTGACAAAATAGCAGAGCGCCTAGATGTAAAGTCTTGCTTCGCAAAAAGTGGCCGGATGATTTCTACATGGGCAAAGAAGGGGGTCGTAACGACAACGATCGGCGATCTACTCAGTGAACATGCGTTCTCGGAGGAGGATACCGTAGTACCCGAGGAATCCGCAGAAGAAGTGACTTATCTCGTGGTGGGCTATGACGGTACGGCTCGGCTAGGAGAGACCGTGATGGCGAGCGACTATAAGGGGAGCCGCCTTTTCCGTGTAAAAGCGAACCAAATTGTAGTTAGTCACATCAATGCCGTTCATGGATCAATTGGATATGTTTCAGACGACTTGGATGGCTGTGTTATTACGAGTGAATATACAGCGCTAGATTCTCGCGGGGTGCTCCATCCAAAAGTGATTTGCGCAATGCTGAGATCCCCTGAGATAAGGGCTGAGTTTTTGATCAAGGCCAGCGGAGTAGGTCGAACAAGGATAGACTGGTCTGCAATGAAGGATGTCGTTGTGCCTAAGCCGGGTGCTGCGCTGGCAAAAGACCTTTTGAAAAAGATGGAGGCTGCCGAGAAAATGAAAAGGGACGCCGCACATCTTCAGTCGGAGGTGAGGTTTCAGCTTGAAGACAGTTTTGAGCTAGCAAGTGACGAAGCTGTTGCCACCCTTCAGAGGTACAAGCCTCCGAAATAAGCGTGAAGCTGCATGGCCGATCTGTAAACTATAGCGTCATCTTTATGCCTGTTGGCGCTGTGGCCGCCCTCTTGTCGCTTTCGCTCATAAGGCCGACATCGATTTCCGCCCGCTTCTCAACTCTTATTCGAACCCCAAGCAATTGCGGGATGAACATCTGCGGCATAGGCCCCTCGCCGTATAGGCTGTAACCTGAAGCCTTCATAAAGTTGAATATCTCGCTCGCGAAATTATGGGACTCTTCATGCCCCGAGGTCGCCCAAATGACGACTTCTTTTTCTCTCGGTACTTCTCGGATTAGCTGGTTCCGATGTTCTGCACCCATCGTCCGCTGAGGTGCAGAGTTAATATGCACTGTATGGGCGGTAATGCCGCCGGTCTGATAATTCGAGGTAACGTTGATGGTAGGCCGATTTGTTTGGTCATTGGTCATTCGATTATGGCCTTATGCATTTGGCGGTTTGACGATATCTGTTCGGACTTCCTTGATCGTAATGGTGTGGGCGGTCGTTCCGCCGCTTTGATTGTTTGAGGTCACGTTGTGGGTTGCTGCGCCTAAGGAGCTTGGCTTTAAATCCGCTGGCTTTGCCGGCGCCGCAAAAATCAAGCCAAGTATGGACACGAAGGCGAAGAACACTGAGGCCGAAATCGATAGCTTAAGCCAAAGCGGATAGGGGTCAGAAATTGCGCGAACGATCCTAGGTCGGAGAGGGTCGGCATTTTCAACCTCAAATCTCTGCTGTAGCTGGGAAGTGGCATTCACCCGTTTGTCGTTATTGGCGTCAACCACGAA
It encodes the following:
- a CDS encoding restriction endonuclease subunit M, which codes for MSKADAAKKNMFCQFSDLHNEAAVESFLITPLVKKLGYKDSQIKLKKDIPTTKIALGSKSVKYRPDYLLSFDGKPRIVIDAKSPHESLTSWIQQISSYAITLNQQFEGENPVRYMVLSNGKNTLVFDWTEGKPLIDAHFLELQLDHPKFKRMQALLAPKATAESVVPAQHMHRFERKSIEDVNAIFARCHQHIYNSDNMSQAAGFTEFVKLVFLKLLSDRRVRDESGDLIWQEHFDVPATEVNFSTRWIKEREIDTPNPVDTIQFQKLIVEIEGEINKGKRKRIFDVDDKLRLNPETIRYVVSKLEGVFLFGIDVDLNGRLFETFLSATMRGKDLGQFFTPRSVVKLGTNLASLRVDKTHIDRVLDGCCGTGGFLIDALADMWTKIDNNSTFSADERKDLRSAVATKALYGVDVGRDPNQARLARMNMYLHGDGGTSIFEADFLDKDLKTDDISEIETKGYVDQLRELLDSAEDGVFDVVLTNPPFAKQYERTNKIQQAVLDRYDIAEGKQKVKSSLLFFERYHDVLKVGGRFVSVIDDGLLSGRDYRGFRDFLRDRFLIRAIVSLPGDAFQRSQARVKTSFVVLEKRKIADGAQVQVQVQEQPPVFMYACRYVGIDDPKRQRVLPIDRKNRDAANKEISDVTALFNAFLEGNAAACAKFVVSADKIAERLDVKSCFAKSGRMISTWAKKGVVTTTIGDLLSEHAFSEEDTVVPEESAEEVTYLVVGYDGTARLGETVMASDYKGSRLFRVKANQIVVSHINAVHGSIGYVSDDLDGCVITSEYTALDSRGVLHPKVICAMLRSPEIRAEFLIKASGVGRTRIDWSAMKDVVVPKPGAALAKDLLKKMEAAEKMKRDAAHLQSEVRFQLEDSFELASDEAVATLQRYKPPK